CCCCGTCGTCGGCGCCCGCGCCGCATCGTCGTCATACGCCGCCGGGCTTCTTGCTCATCTCGTGGAGGCCGGAGCCCACGGAGCCGCCGATGCCGCGGTGGAGCCGGCACCGGAACGAGCCCGCGTGCATGGTCGGCGAGCAGAGGCACGCGCGGGGGCTCCCCGGCAGGTGGAGCTGCTTCGCGGCGGCCGTCCGCGGCGTGGTGATGCTCACGGCGGGCGCCTCGTGCGACGAGGAGGCGCCGCCcccgtggtggtggtggtgccccggcgacggcgacgcgccgGCGTGGAACAGGGCCTTCTTCTTATCCGGCAGCGCGATCTTCTCGATCGACGCCGGCCTGCGCGCCTGCAGATGATCCCCCATGGCCGACCCAACACGCGGAGCGGCGACGATGATCTTGATCAACCGATTCCTTTGGACGAAAAAAAATCCGAGCAAGTCAAGAACCGGTGCAAATTAAAATGCAACCAACACTCTACATAAAGCAATCAAGCAAGAAGAGGCACATCACATAGGATTTAcctgtgtgtgtatatatatatatatatctcgaAATCAATCAAGCAATGTATGGAGTTAGCCTACTAGGTCTACTAAATTATCTCTATGGATATAGGAGGTTGTAGTAGTAACGAAATGGAAATAGAGGGGGATTAAAGGGAGTGATGTACGGATGAATAAGCCTATATAAAGGTCAAAAAGACTATTTTTATCGTGCATAATTTCTTGTGGATCATGCATGACCAGGCCGCTGCTGAAGATGAACTGGAGCCACTATTTTGGGGTCAGTTTATATTTGGGCTCTGCAAAGCCAACATGTTTTTGGCCGAAAATTTAGTGTGTTGTGGAAAATgtgtgacttggatttatttTCAAGTTGCTAAATTCATGATTTGGCTGAGAAGGCAAGGGTGCGGTGTCGTGAACCCAATTTTGAAGTTTGCGACCTTCTATGCCCTAGCTATTTGGAGAAGAATAACCGAGAATCACAGGTATGAGAAAACAAAAGTGGTCATGGAACGCATAAAAATTAGGAACAAATGATAATGCCTTCAAGGTTGTTTGGTTGTATcatagcaaaaaaaaaaagggtaATGCCTCGAATTCTTGGTTAGGATGAATAATAATCTACAACTGCTTCCTTGACTTTCCTGAGCTGCACATAAAGTTCTTCTTTACTTTCAGCTTCAGCAGCTAGCATATAGTACACATATTGATGTATCCTAATAGGAAAAACTATAAAAGCTACTCCCTTCCTACCAAAATATAGCTACGTTTAGATTTTTTTCAAAGTCAAACATTTTCATCTTTGACCAATAATATCTTGTCAATAATAATCAATTTTAAATAGAAAAAGTTACATATCATGATAGTTGGTTTCAATATGAATCAACTAATATTATTTTTAATTATCTTGTCACTATTTATGATTTTTTTGTTATTCAtagttaaagtttaaaaggtttgATTAGGGAGAAAACCTAAACGTAGCTATATTTTGGGATAGAGGGAGTATATTTTTTTAATATCTTTATGGACAACTACATTGAAACGATGAATCAAGTAATATGAATAAACTCCACAATTGTCTACAACATGGAGTAAGTGCCAATGCAAAATTATGCACTATTGTTACTAATTCACATGCCTGCTACACTGCAGTATGTTTCGTGTGTTCCTCAGCAATTGAAGCTTTTAGATTATATAATGTCCTCAGTAAATTACATACCTGACAATTCGTTCTCAAAAAGGAGCACATCCAACAAAACTTGCCAAGTATTGAGAACTCGAAAGAACTATATGATAAAGTTCAAAACAACTATATTTTCAATGTACAAATAAGGCAATGATCCAATTTAAacataaatatccttttccATGTCCATGAGGCAgtttcaagaaaaaaaatgaaaaatagGTACTTCCTATTTCGAAGAATTCCTTGGAACAATGTGTTTTTATGACAGATTTATATGGTTGGACTTCTATGGGGAATTTCCAGTGATTTCTTTTGGATTGAGAAATATTTTCAAAATCCATGAAATATCCTTTTTTTATTTCGTGACTTAAATACCAGCTCCTTTTTCGAAAAACAATATGGCAGAAGCTTTTCTATTAATTACCGGAGACAAGAGCAAGAATCGAATTCGCCATGGCTTATCAGTCACAAAAGTGGATTGGTTTTGGTACATTCGTACATTAGCAGAACTCTTTTTCTAAGAAACTATGGCAGCCCCTTTAAACCGCACATGAGCTGAAATGTCATGTGTATAATTTTTTTGTGAACTCCATTACAATATTTTCCTTCAAAACTCATGCATTTTTTCTCCAAAACCCATATTTCCTGCTAAGTGGCACATATGCAAGGAATCGAGGAAATTGCACAGAAAGGGCAAAGTGTACTCCAAATGTGATCTTACATATTTCCCGCTTTTCCTTTTTTAAATGATACATCCAGGAATGAAATTAGCTTCTTTAACTATACCATGCATGTAGTCTATGTCAGCTGGGCACACAACTCTGCACCACTTTCTAGAAGCGTTCCTGAAACAATCTATTTACATCGAAGCACCCATCTCTGTAAGAATCTACTGGCAATGCAAGAGGGCTGAAGCAGGTGACGCCGTGAACAGGAAGAGATCACGAGGACCCCTGAACTCTGCTGGGTTCGTCATAAAAATTTTGGTTGATGGAATGTTCAATCTACTTTTGGCATGTACAGATGTTAGCTTCCACCTGAAAGTTGTTgtccaaaggaaaaaaaaaacatcaaCATCATTCATTTGAACAGAATCAATATCATTCATGCACAAGAATAAAGGTTTCAGAGATCAATAAAATAAGGTTCACTCTCTACATCGTGCAGAATTCAAACCAGATTCGTGTTCACTTGCTTTGTATAGGGTAAGTCATCATTATAATAATTATCTGAGTTGACTGCAAGGCAACGTAATTATATGATTACCTTTGCGCCATACATCAATTCTTACCTGCATGATAATTAAGTTTTATGACACTCCCTGGAATTGCTATGATGTGAATTTTTAAATATTTTCATATGATATTACTGATAACATTTAAGCAATACTGCGACCAGATGCTGCATTAAGAAGGCTACCGTTTCTTGATGTAAGCTCCTTCTCCACTTCTGCAAAGAGTTCCTTCAATCTATTCGAGGTATTGGAAATGATGTTCTTCGTGACCTTCTTCTGTTGCTTGGTGCTCTTTAACCATGCAATCCCCAACAAAACCTGCATATTGCAGGTGTTTGTTTTCGACGATACATTCGTCATATGGTACTTCAGCTGGAGCTGCAAAGTCACCATGATTTCATATAAAAGTTCAGGATAAACATTGGGAGGAAAATAACACATACTGATTTTCTAGCTCACACTATTAATGTTAACTAATGTCTTTTTCAATTCGAAGAGTCagaaactctaaaacaaagtgAAAGAAAGAAAAACTCCTAAAGAAAGTACAATATATGATGCATGGAGAATCAGAATCTTACATTGAAGTAGTCTCCAAGTAGTACACCTTGGAGGCTCATCACCTCTTCAACGGCCCAGCCATCTCGGTTCACCAGGCTATACTTCTGCTGGGTCGTGGTTGCTTCACCTCCGTAGCGAGATAAACTTTTGTCGAATTTGTAGCTCGTTTGCCGCTGTTGCATATTGCAGCCTACAAGTTCCCATTCTGTTGCAGAGTAGTCTATACAACCGGCCTTTTGCATCACTTTGTGTTCCAGGGGACCTCCTGAAAACATCTCCATCAAGGACTCAACCTGCAAATGCAGATCTTTATAGGGAAGCTCCAGATTGTGTTTGCAACACCACTTTGAAGGTACAAGTGACACTCACGTCAACAGAAAGAACTGACGACAATATTTCAGACATTTTGACATCTGCATGGGTGAACAAGGTTCCGCCTTCTTCAGGCTGATGTTCTTTTGGTTCATCTTTTTCAATGACCTCCCCCTTCTGTTCTGGACCAAGTGCTCGCATTTTCCATATCGCCGTGATTATTCTGTGAGATTTAGGTTTATTGATGTGATTTATTCATTAGACAAGTAGCGGACTAGTTTGATAAGTGGTGCTAGTGGGAAAACAATAATTCGGATTAAGAGCCTAACTGCTGGTTCTATGATTAGTATAAAGAATATTTAGAACACGAGGTAGTTAGGTTTTAACATTCAACAATAGTCCATTAAGATCAACTTGCCATTTTAAATGTCTTTAGGCACAATGCGTCCAACAGTAGAAGCATTTAAAAAGAGAACAAATGGAAGCTACCTGTAAGCATCGTTGAATGAAACAAAGGATTGGAAATGGAATTTGAGTCTTCCTTGATGATCTGTTCCCTTGGCTCCATGTTTTGCTTCTAAACCTCTATCCTTTCGGAGGATGATCATCAATGACGGGCTACCAATCGACAGTGTTGCAGGGATAACCTGGATGTCATCAACGTCTTCCCACAAAAAGAAAAACTTTGTTTTGTGTCCGAATATGTTTGAATAAAATCCAATTATTCTTGGAGAGAAAAAGAGGCGTCCCTGTAAAAAATAAcagttttattttttaaaaaaatattggCCTCAAGAAATGGGAAATAGACAATGGCAAAAGTCAAATGAACCATCAACCAGTTCAAAACTATAGCACTTATTTGCAATTTTACAGTCTATCACAAAATGCAATAAAACATTCTACACATGAGAAACCACTTGAGAGTTGGGACACTTGGAGGTTCCATTTCAAAGAAAAAGACAAGTAACAAGAAGAAAACCATAACAACCTGAAGTGGCATCTTCCGTTTTAGATGGCAGGTGAAATCGTCGATGAGGAACTCTTCTGGAGGGAGAGCAAATAGCTTTCGGAATGCTGCATTTGTTTGGGTTGACCGCAAATTTATCTGCGTAGTATGATCTAAATCAATGTAACAACTGAATAGACCGATTGTCATCTCACGTAAAAAACGCTCAACTTACCTTTTTACCAACTTCCTTCCCCATTTTTGCCAGGTAATTCATGACAACTTCAGTCCCCCTTGAGTTGTTCAAAAATATTCTCAAATGCAATTTAGGGTTACTTGCTTGATCACACTTTCCATCGAGAGGAAGCCATATGTCAGTTAAATCTGACAAATTGTTTTTCAGAAAGTTCACTTCCGTGTGACCAATGATACACTGTCCGCTTGAATCATATATAGCAATATCCATCCTTGATGGAGGATCATCCATAGCATCAAATTCGAATACCTCTAGAAAGGTAAATATCAAACGAGTCAATAAACGGTAGAAAAAATATCAGTTCAGGTTGTTCTAGAAAATTTGAATTTCAGCTATCCACCATTCAGAGTAAAGAAACACAAGGGAAGGGGAAAGAAACTAACCATTCCATTTTGGATCTGATGTCTGAAATTTAATTGAGCTTGTTTTCCTCTTTGCATTGCACGTAAAAATAACATAGAGATCAAATAGGTCAGATGAACCAGTAGCTGTTATACCAGTGCCTTCGATAAGCGCAACAGTCAGCAACCAGCCATCGCCATGAGCTTTGACCCCATGATCACTACCTAATACAGGAAACAGAGTCAGAATGTTAACCCAAGTGAAACTACAAGACAAGATCGAAACAAGTATGTAGAACAGAAGCGGCTATGTGGGGACTGTACGGCGTACGCATGACATCCTTTTCAGAACAGTGCATTTGCTCTTTTCACGACAGCAAACCCCATAAATACAAATAGCTAACAAACTTATTCGTAAATATACTTTTGTGTACAAGGATTTCATAGTAGGGGAATGATACTAAATTGAGATAGTTACCTCTTTGCTTCCATGCACTTAAAAAGCGCCGTATTACTTTGACAATGTTCTGTCCCTGAAGAATCAATACTGCACAAACTACAACCTCACCAATTGAATCTGGAAGGTCAAGACCAAAGTACTCAAGCCCATGCATCACATCGGGCTTGGATAAATGAAGGTGAGCTATAACATATAGTGCTATGGCAACAGAGAATATGAATGTAAAGTTCCCGAGAAAGCGGACAATTAACCTCCAGCCTGTTTCCTTTTGTGCATGTAATGAAGCTAAAATCTTTTCTTTGTTTGAATTGGCATCATCAAGCTCAGCTACTTTAAGTTTCTGGGACAGTACTTCAGAAAACTGCGCAAAACCTTCAGTCATGCCTTGTTTTGCACCATTCTCAATCATTCCTTTTATCATCGTGCTCTGAACAAAGTTCACCCTCCAGCTTACAGTAAGATGTGATGTTTGTTCTTCAGACGGTAGCTGGGGGCCTGGTGTAATACAGTACAGTATCTCTACCTTGAAACAATTTCCGCAGGGAACATCAGGAGTGCTAACAACAGAGAACACTGCAAAAGAATTTCCGGATGCTTTCAAGTACTTCTGCTCTTCTGTGGCTTTACAAGCTTTAACCAACTTGCTTGCAGCTTTTGTGTAACTTAATATTCTTTGCACACAACTATCATTACTGTCAAGCTTCCATGGCTCAATCTGAAACCCACTTGTTCCTTGAAGCTCTGATACTGCTGGCCAAAAATCTGAATTTGGTGAAAACAAGAGGGAATTCAACTCAGTTGGTGCAGCAACATAAGATTCGTCAACCAGTACACCACCAGGCAAGTTCGCTGGCATTTCAGTGCCTTGATCTTTTGACTCCATGATCTTCAGTAGCTCATCAAGGCTTGACTCAGATGTTGTGCCCTTCTCAGGGTTTTCACGATCTTCTGATGAGTTCACCTTTGGCTCTTGGGACTGATCAATGGACTCAGTTTCTGATGTGGTCGAATGCACAGGAGCTTCAACAGGTTTCCCGAAGAAATAGCGGGACAAGACCTCTACCACTGATGATGGGTTTGCAATTGTATCATTATCTGCAGCTGGTCCAGGTTCAGGGGCTGCTTGTTCCGTGATGCTCCGGACTGGTAACTCCGGTATGCTATATGGCAATCGTTCAAAGCTGCCATGGGATGTTCGGTCGATGTTGGAAACGACTGATAGGTCGATGTAGCTACTTGTTGCCGATAATGTTGCAACTTTGTGCTCACTAGGACTGTCTGAGCTGGACGCTAAGTCATCTGAAGCAGGATGTGGAACACTCTGCGATTCGTCAGATACATGGGTTCTTGTAGACAATGATATGTGTAGGCAAACCTCTCCTGAAACAAAACAGAATAACAGGATCTTGAAATTACCGGGATACTAAATCGAGGCGGTAACGAAAATTCCATAAAAATCATAACCCAATGGCTAGCAGAATGTATTGTTCTAAATAAAACAGTTAAACAAACAGCTAGTAATTGCAATAATTGCTTCTTTTACTCTACATTCCTGAACTTTTTCATGCATCTTGCTCATGATTGTTCAAACAAATATATTCAAGTTGCATTGTGCGAGCAAATCCAATGTCAGTGCTAAAAACTATTCATGAATTTGCATTGTCGTTTCGAAACAAACATCAATTTGCATTGGAGGTGCGGCGAAAAAAGAAGGGAAGAGCAAGAGAAGCAGGTTGAAAAACCGCGCAACTGCGATGATACCGCGGCATTTCTTCTTGGACTTCTTGCTCTTGGGCTGGAGCTGGTACCACTGGGTGCCGAGGGAGAGGTCGTCGGTCTCCATAACCTGCGAGAGCGGCAGCCGGACGAGGCCCAGCAGGTCGTTGCTGAAGTACTTGTCCTCGTTGAGCACGGACACGACGAGCTCCTCGGCGACGTCGCCGACGAGGAAGCTGAACTCCTCGTCCCAGGCGGGGGCGAGGCTGCGCTTGACGACGGCCGTCTTGGCGCGGCGCTTGCCCAGCTTGAGCTTCACGAAGGGGTCGCTGGAGCCGTTGAGGTGCACGCCGGGGAGGCCCCGCGCCTCCACCACGCGCACCAGCAGCTTCATCGGCGTCACCCGCCGCGcattctccgccgccgcctccgacaGCGTCGACGCGCTCCTCGACGGCTTCGTCATGGCGAgatcccggcggcggcggggaccaCGACCATCAAAGCGCAATCCTCACCTTTGCCAACGTGACCCAACGAGAAATCCGTTGGAAAAGAAAACGAAATTTCTCGAGGGGGCAGGACGGATCAAGGAACGCGAATTTTCCGGCCGGTGGTTTTCTGGCTGGTTTGGAATTGGTGGTGGGAgcgggagaggagggagggccGGAGGGAGGAGGGAGTTTCCCCGCGGCCGAGCGCTCGCCGGTT
The genomic region above belongs to Panicum hallii strain FIL2 chromosome 4, PHallii_v3.1, whole genome shotgun sequence and contains:
- the LOC112890237 gene encoding C2 and GRAM domain-containing protein At1g03370-like encodes the protein MTKPSRSASTLSEAAAENARRVTPMKLLVRVVEARGLPGVHLNGSSDPFVKLKLGKRRAKTAVVKRSLAPAWDEEFSFLVGDVAEELVVSVLNEDKYFSNDLLGLVRLPLSQVMETDDLSLGTQWYQLQPKSKKSKKKCRGEVCLHISLSTRTHVSDESQSVPHPASDDLASSSDSPSEHKVATLSATSSYIDLSVVSNIDRTSHGSFERLPYSIPELPVRSITEQAAPEPGPAADNDTIANPSSVVEVLSRYFFGKPVEAPVHSTTSETESIDQSQEPKVNSSEDRENPEKGTTSESSLDELLKIMESKDQGTEMPANLPGGVLVDESYVAAPTELNSLLFSPNSDFWPAVSELQGTSGFQIEPWKLDSNDSCVQRILSYTKAASKLVKACKATEEQKYLKASGNSFAVFSVVSTPDVPCGNCFKVEILYCITPGPQLPSEEQTSHLTVSWRVNFVQSTMIKGMIENGAKQGMTEGFAQFSEVLSQKLKVAELDDANSNKEKILASLHAQKETGWRLIVRFLGNFTFIFSVAIALYVIAHLHLSKPDVMHGLEYFGLDLPDSIGEVVVCAVLILQGQNIVKVIRRFLSAWKQRGSDHGVKAHGDGWLLTVALIEGTGITATGSSDLFDLYVIFTCNAKRKTSSIKFQTSDPKWNEVFEFDAMDDPPSRMDIAIYDSSGQCIIGHTEVNFLKNNLSDLTDIWLPLDGKCDQASNPKLHLRIFLNNSRGTEVVMNYLAKMGKEVGKKINLRSTQTNAAFRKLFALPPEEFLIDDFTCHLKRKMPLQGRLFFSPRIIGFYSNIFGHKTKFFFLWEDVDDIQVIPATLSIGSPSLMIILRKDRGLEAKHGAKGTDHQGRLKFHFQSFVSFNDAYRIITAIWKMRALGPEQKGEVIEKDEPKEHQPEEGGTLFTHADVKMSEILSSVLSVDVESLMEMFSGGPLEHKVMQKAGCIDYSATEWELVGCNMQQRQTSYKFDKSLSRYGGEATTTQQKYSLVNRDGWAVEEVMSLQGVLLGDYFNLQLKYHMTNVSSKTNTCNMQVLLGIAWLKSTKQQKKVTKNIISNTSNRLKELFAEVEKELTSRNGGS